Proteins found in one Lachancea thermotolerans CBS 6340 chromosome C complete sequence genomic segment:
- the VPS60 gene encoding Vps60p (similar to uniprot|Q03390 Saccharomyces cerevisiae YDR486C VPS60 vacuolar protein sorting (putative)), which translates to MNRIFGYGGRKNHEQLLQDSNKAMNEAQQSMQQRISGIDTQISQLNVQLQAIQRKISSTKSAAGQKPLRQRALKLLNKRKQLEGMRDSLDSQSWSMNQAQMTSDNLRNTMVTVNALKQTNKALKAQYGKINVDKLQDMQDEMLDLVEQGEELQQVLAMGSGAQDFDDISETELDAELEALGDDQLYGEMNLEGDTAGEIPSYLSGTVPQFVDEEPLSEAEGKLETAT; encoded by the coding sequence ATGAACAGAATCTTTGGATATGGCGGGCGCAAGAACCACGAGCAGCTTTTGCAGGACTCCAACAAGGCCATGAACGAGGCACAGCAGTCCATGCAACAACGTATTTCGGGCATTGACACTCAGATTTCACAACTAAACGTGCAATTGCAAGCTATACAACGGAAGATCTCATCAACCAAATCTGCAGCGGGCCAGAAGCCTTTACGGCAGCGCGCCCTAAAGCTGCTCAATAAGCGCAAGCAGCTGGAAGGAATGAGAGACTCCTTGGACTCACAGTCGTGGTCCATGAACCAGGCTCAAATGACTAGCGACAACCTCAGGAACACAATGGTGACTGTCAACGCCCTCAAGCAAACCAATAAAGCTCTGAAAGCTCAGTATGGCAAGATCAACGTTGACAAACTCCAAGACATGCAGGACGAGATGCTCGACCTTGTGGAACAAGGTGAGGAGCTCCAGCAAGTGCTAGCAATGGGCAGTGGCGCCCAAGACTTCGACGACATCAGCGAGACCGAGCTCGATGCAGAGCTGGAGGCTCTTGGGGATGACCAGCTCTACGGAGAAATGAACTTAGAGGGCGACACCGCAGGTGAAATCCCCTCCTACCTAAGCGGGACGGTACCTCAGTTCGTGGATGAAGAGCCCCTATCGGAGGCAGAGGGCAAGCTGGAGACTGCTACGTAG
- the COQ3 gene encoding hexaprenyldihydroxybenzoate methyltransferase (similar to uniprot|P27680 Saccharomyces cerevisiae YOL096C): MIRVLKRAYTKFNPEFLKPVSSGATTSQGGSTAASQDEVLHFTELAPSWWDVSGPQRILHKMNLARMDFIQKTLREQFKAGPDTYVPGFNYKEHLPARVSTAIEQELDQDVRSQLQKHKYRVLDIGCGGGILTESLARMPFVSKVDGVDLTPECIEVARGHAEKDPLVKNKLNYQLVPLEDVTENYDLVTCMEMLEHVDQPSEILRHAWNRLNRGGVLFLSTINRDPISWFTTIFVAERVIKVVPSGTHHLSKYINSEEIEQWFKDECAGQYQVLDCKGTMYVPLKGWAIHECSGIGNYIMAVKKL; the protein is encoded by the coding sequence ATGATTAGAGTGTTAAAGCGAGCGTATACGAAATTTAATCCcgagttcttgaagcctgTATCTTCTGGCGCCACTACCAGCCAAGGGGGTTCAACAGCTGCTTCACAAGACGAAGTGCTGCATTTTACTGAGTTAGCGCCTTCTTGGTGGGATGTGTCCGGACCGCAGCGAATTCTTCATAAAATGAACTTGGCGAGAATGgacttcatccaaaaaaCGCTGCGTGAACAGTTCAAGGCAGGCCCTGATACGTATGTTCCCGGCTTCAACTACAAAGAACACCTTCCAGCGCGTGTTTCAACGGCCATAGAGCAAGAACTGGACCAAGATGTGCGTTCTCAACTTCAGAAACACAAATATCGTGTCTTAGACATAGGGTGTGGGGGCGGTATACTTACCGAATCATTGGCGAGGATGCCGTTCGTATCCAAAGTTGATGGTGTTGATTTAACTCCAGAATGCATTGAGGTTGCGCGTGGACATGCAGAGAAGGACCCCTTggtcaagaacaagctCAACTACCAGCTTGTTCCTTTGGAAGATGTGACAGAAAACTACGATCTTGTTACTTGCATGGAGATGCTGGAGCACGTCGACCAGCCGAGCGAAATTTTGAGACACGCGTGGAACCGGCTCAATAGAGGCGGTGTCCTGTTCCTGAGTACAATCAACAGGGATCCCATATCATGGTTCACAACCATTTTCGTGGCCGAGCGAGTTATTAAAGTTGTTCCTTCTGGGACTCACCACCTCTCAAAGTACATTAACTCGGAGGAGATAGAACAATGGTTCAAGGACGAGTGTGCGGGACAGTACCAGGTTCTGGACTGCAAAGGCACCATGTATGTGCCCTTGAAGGGTTGGGCCATTCACGAATGTTCCGGAATTGGCAACTACATCATGGCCGTAAAGAAGCTTTGA
- the VPS72 gene encoding Vps72p (weakly similar to uniprot|Q03388 Saccharomyces cerevisiae YDR485C VPS72 Protein of unknown function component of the Swr1p complex that incorporates Htz1p into chromatin required for vacuolar protein sorting) gives MTDSGEMLMASRSRRSNAGNKMQKLIDQERQELQERTAALDEDEINLLFQEEEGDEEFTADDKRRKDDDEVFSNSEDESDAEDDEEEGERELQQQERKKRKLSQKKKIPVVKKRPNIETAAKPQYEQPKAESLLLGSRRTSKRSSVVANKLQVYEKLAKAEKKRVQIQDRLRKSKANLAYVELTQEDRLRQAEETEKINLQSLNKFKEEEIYKKETRIALQLRKKAKFAMGEIMIRINTLGWRLTPLMEVEDRQFWEQQLSKRHKKKKKYTRRKKDKSTEAVSEGSKTVPDGTKETNQSPENEGKRETEHSKQPLPADSDSSDKLIAPKLEDSKLEETETMSAAEESPEPAEMKINEKGSHEDKTINEESDAVHEQTGSDHKDHDQSTNSESKFEIPNKTEFAAENGEHTDVASRAGTPNALPIEELQSSPVLSTEENENKSLPKQVSFAAENEVTKFDSSEPANTVPSREQSVESELSRQTSKEPTEQDEKDETDASEIYEGPEQLVGRNFITLYAYPEENPKVHDVRPYIFGPQWMQPLNSRSEDVETIAKIYNNQDESNWSDVGSSLIPDLSALEKFPAFGEYDKKLSTEVAEETDTRLQLEIKTPAPAGVFLPNGIRKKCLITNRDCQYFDPKNGVPYADVEAYKTVQELQDPIGDGGSEEEPRPQYKWFGFARGGIFLDVRQKPAKGVPEGF, from the coding sequence ATGACTGACTCAGGAGAAATGCTGATGGCCAGCAGATCGCGAAGGTCTAATGCTGGCAATAAAATGCAGAAGCTGATAGACCAGGAGCGGcaggagcttcaagaaaggaCAGCAGCGCTTGATGAGGACGAAATCAACCTTTTATTTCAAGAGGAAGAAGGTGACGAGGAGTTCACTGCAGATGACAAGCGTCGgaaagatgatgatgaagtgttttcaaactccGAAGACGAAAGTGAcgcagaagatgatgaggaagaaggcGAAAGAGAGCTTCAACAGCAGGAGCGAAAGAAGCGAAAGCTTtcacagaagaagaagatacCAGTGGTGAAAAAGCGCCCTAATATTGAGACAGCAGCCAAGCCTCAGTATGAACAGCCTAAAGCCGAAAGCTTGCTCTTAGGTAGCCGAAGAACCTCTAAAAGATCGTCCGTTGTCGCCAATAAACTTCAGGTAtatgaaaagcttgcaaaggcagagaaaaagagagtACAGATTCAAGACCGCCTTAGGAAGAGCAAAGCAAATTTAGCGTATGTGGAGCTCACTCAAGAGGATAGGCTGCGCCAAGCGGAAGAGACGGAGAAGATAAATTTACAGAGTCTTAATAAAttcaaagaggaagagatCTACAAAAAGGAGACCAGAATTGCATTACAACTCCGGAAAAAAGCCAAGTTCGCCATGGGTGAAATTATGATAAGGATCAACACGTTGGGGTGGAGATTGACGCCTCTTATGGAGGTGGAAGACAGGCAATTTTGGGAAcagcagctttcaaagagacataaaaagaagaagaagtacACTAGGAGAAAGAAAGACAAATCAACAGAAGCTGTAAGTGAGGGCTCTAAAACAGTCCCCGATGGAACGAAAGAAACTAATCAGAGCCCTGAGAATGAGGGCAAACGTGAAACAGAACACAGCAAGCAGCCTCTTCCCGCAGATTCTGATTCGAGTGACAAGCTAATTGCTCCCAAGCTAGAAGACAGCAAATTAGAGGAAACAGAGACAATGTCTGCGGCCGAGGAGAGCCCAGAGCCAGCTGAAATGAAGATTAATGAGAAAGGTTCACATGAGGACAAGACGATTAACGAGGAGAGTGATGCCGTTCATGAGCAAACGGGCAGCGATCACAAGGACCACGATCAAAGTACAAACTCGGAAAGTAAGTTCGAAATCCCAAATAAAACCGAATTCGCTGCTGAGAATGGCGAGCACACCGATGTAGCTTCGAGAGCTGGAACACCTAATGCTCTTCCAATAGAAGAACTCCAATCTTCGCCAGTTCTTTCgacagaagaaaatgaaaataAAAGCTTGCCGAAACAAGTCTCTTTTGCAGCTGAAAACGAAGTCACTAAGTTTGATTCTTCAGAACCTGCAAACACTGTGCCATCTAGAGAGCAGTCAGTTGAATCAGAATTATCAAGGCAGACATCTAAAGAGCCCACTGAGCAAGACGAAAAAGACGAAACGGACGCTTCAGAAATTTATGAAGGGCCAGAACAACTAGTTGGACGAAACTTCATCACGCTATATGCCTACCCCGAAGAAAATCCAAAAGTCCACGATGTGAGGCCATATATTTTTGGCCCCCAGTGGATGCAGCCTCTTAACTCTCGTTcagaagatgttgaaacTATTGCAAAAATATACAACAACCAAGATGAAAGCAACTGGTCTGATGTTGGCTCCTCCTTGATACCCGACTTGTCAGCACTTGAAAAGTTTCCCGCATTTGGAGAATAtgacaaaaagctttcaacaGAAGTCGCAGAGGAGACAGACACGAGACTTCAGCTCGAAATCAAAactccagctccagctgGTGTGTTTTTGCCAAATGGTATACGGAAGAAGTGTCTGATTACAAATCGGGATTGCCAGTACTTCGATCCGAAGAACGGTGTGCCGTATGCAGATGTTGAGGCGTATAAGACGGTTCAAGAATTACAAGACCCAATTGGCGATGGAGGtagtgaagaagagccgCGCCCGCAGTACAAATGGTTTGGATTTGCGCGTGGTGGTATATTCCTTGACGTCCGTCAGAAGCCTGCCAAAGGTGTCCCCGAAGGTTTTTAG
- the HMI1 gene encoding ATP-dependent 3'-5' DNA helicase (similar to uniprot|Q05379 Saccharomyces cerevisiae YOL095C HMI1 Mitochondrial inner membrane localized ATP-dependent DNA helicase required for the maintenance of the mitochondrial genome not required for mitochondrial transcription), translating to MPTPTPSQNEVIQCAYEPATTVKVIAGPGSGKTLTLMLKVRELISKGIVGADEVLVLSLTNKAVDNVINQLNSIFSELETTTDGIQGDVLTDLVAQIGVYTIHGLANRVVVENEGLVNIIEENGWRGLSKLIPANLLKKYVSGRRGTTLTPKMFERLFREYQAKGTVNEKDAAMEQIVTIMKASKVFTNEELISLATKYLRSGAANQASELPSMTNGLLHKYKVVIVDEYQDLFPSLGPFLSAISQNKQLFLFGDPHQSIYGFLGDNRSVIRFLESMRPPENLKVFHLYDNFRSTPEITRWANAVAGDVSRAVTNNNAFFSKEPMGIEPSLVDIADPLEELEIITDKICQLVSNSVKLSDIAVLTRTNAQLKAVGDHFSSYGIPTEKLTAQPDWISDKNIKFLVDLLKTCMLVSREKRFVEGAGQHQSDFSVIVTLSSLKGVSNQSIQTLFGEAQKANISLWNFISQSRQWPTGVSNRTRIESFVRHLEPLLEYLESSQPLTAISIISRLVTVSHQIGFKPDEIKNENDLEIFREHLIEMLGVLKLCSSTRPQNVSLTEWFLETWMDQHSSFIQHAANERSNIHDLGAVKISTIHSSKGLEFPVVFLSGSSNSNFPIEKNALYVGMTRARNLLYMMNVKNKFLPPPNPESGTGIFDNQKIWNYYNKDLNRPIGRQLESSLQKYRAVNQKFSLNPSVRAYSTMVRMVCNSLKHI from the coding sequence ATGCCCACTCCAACTCCATCACAAAACGAAGTCATCCAGTGCGCCTATGAACCTGCCACAACAGTAAAGGTGATAGCGGGCCCCGGGTCTGGCAAGACTTTAACACTTATGCTCAAAGTTAGAGAACTCATTTCGAAAGGAATCGTTGGGGCGGACGAGGTGTTAGTACTATCCCTAACCAATAAAGCTGTTGACAATGTTATCAATCAGTTGAATAGTATTTTCAGTGAGCTagaaacaacaacagaCGGAATTCAGGGGGACGTTTTGACTGATCTTGTTGCTCAGATTGGTGTTTACACTATTCATGGCCTGGCCAACCGAGTCGTTGTCGAAAATGAAGGTTTAGTAAATATAATAGAGGAGAACGGATGGAGgggtctttcaaagctcatTCCTGCAAATTTGCTGAAGAAATACGTTTCGGGTCGTCGTGGCACTACTCTCACcccaaaaatgtttgagCGTTTGTTCAGAGAGTACCAGGCCAAAGGAACAGTCAATGAGAAGGATGCTGCTATGGAACAAATTGTTACAATTATGAAAGCATCGAAAGTTTTTACAAACGAGGAACTCATTTCACTAGCGACAAAGTACTTACGATCAGGTGCTGCAAATCAAGCGAGCGAACTACCGTCAATGACCAACGGCTTGCTTCACAAATACAAAGTCGTGATAGTTGATGAATATCAAGATCTTTTCCCTTCTTTAGGCCCATTCCTCTCGGCAATATCACAAAATAAACAGCTAtttctttttggcgacCCACATCAGAGCATTTACGGTTTTCTCGGAGACAACAGATCAGTTATTCGCTTCCTTGAAAGTATGCGCCCTCctgaaaacttgaaagTTTTCCATCTTTATGATAACTTCAGATCGACACCTGAAATAACAAGATGGGCAAATGCTGTAGCTGGGGATGTTTCCAGAGCTGTAACAAATAACAATGCATTTTTCTCTAAAGAACCCATGGGAATCGAACCGTCACTGGTTGACATCGCGGATCCCCTGGAAGAACTAGAGATTATCACGGACAAAATCTGTCAGCTTGTCAGTAATTCAGTCAAGCTGTCTGATATCGCAGTTCTTACAAGGACAAACGCCCAGCTTAAAGCCGTGGGCGATCACTTTTCCTCTTATGGGATACCTACTGAAAAGCTGACAGCACAGCCAGATTGGATATCAGACAAAAATATCAAGTTTCTTGTTGACTTACTGAAAACGTGTATGCTAGTCAGTAGGGAGAAGAGATTCGTTGAAGGAGCGGGCCAGCATCAGAGTGATTTTAGCGTGATCGTGACACTGAGCTCACTAAAAGGCGTGAGTAACCAATCCATACAGACACTTTTCGGCGAAGCCCAAAAGGCAAATATTTCGTTGTGGAATTTCATTTCACAAAGCCGTCAATGGCCAACCGGCGTGTCTAATCGAACTAGAATAGAGAGCTTCGTTAGACACTTGGAGCCTTTGCTGGAATATTTGGAATCTAGCCAGCCGCTAACAGCTATCTCGATCATTTCAAGATTGGTGACAGTTTCTCATCAAATTGGTTTTAAACCGGACGAAATaaaaaatgaaaatgaTTTAGAAATATTCAGAGAGCACTTGATAGAGATGCTGGGCGTTTTGAAATTGTGTTCCAGTACCAGACCACAGAACGTCTCGCTCACAGAGTGGTTCTTGGAGACTTGGATGGATCAGCACTCCTCTTTCATACAGCATGCTGCGAACGAGCGCAGCAACATACATGACCTTGGAGCGGTTAAAATTTCAACCATACATTCATCGAAGGGTTTAGAATTCCCTGTTGTCTTTCTATCAGGTAGTTCAAATTCAAACTTCCCAATAGAAAAGAACGCACTATATGTGGGGATGACACGGGCTCGTAATCTTTTGTACATGATGAACGTGAAAAACAAATTTTTGCCCCCTCCAAACCCTGAAAGTGGTACGGGAATATTTGACAACCAGAAAATATGGAACTACTACAACAAGGATTTGAATAGGCCAATTGGCAGGCAGCTGGAGTCAAGCCTGCAAAAGTACCGCGCCGTCAACCAAAAATTTAGCCTCAACCCCTCTGTGAGAGCTTATAGCACGATGGTGCGTATGGTATGTAACTCGCTCAAACACATCTAG
- the VPS52 gene encoding Vps52p (similar to uniprot|P39904 Saccharomyces cerevisiae YDR484W), whose translation MDALQTILGTQVQAIPPSDGTDLYEGFLEHAKEHRFQVDNSSLTELHNLEERSKAIEQAIEEKIPPLQSYFSGLNDKFKSLTRDLSLIRGKSLELNKLSQENSKDLAGISPLVNDLIISPEVVSQITRGKINASWVENAAYIKDKQEIYAKYKEENWEVPSDFAKLSELLDVLQSLVLERSKKFIVSRIKILRDHRTVPSQRIQSQLLEVKEIFQYLVKHNYSLALELRQAYAYTMRWYYKQYFSRYMRSLTILQYVSIDSNYALGRGLSNSATASGRFASYFSGGYKSSMIGSSNPSDAAINDYFQIEKRLSVLTQEDNTVMVSQIAENNNAPNFLEVGFKNLNLAILDNCSVEFTFLNDFFQVSNNVEDLRGILEQIFQPTFEDAMAYTKRLVTPTFDMFGVLISIWISHHLQFESQRRKVPVVDEYLDGQLILLWPKFQQLVDFQCESLRNFPISVHAKTHSARKEEPDPSTTIQDLTVQFANFLNSILMLSMTQKEHIDERSEPLYNSVIRIRNDFETVMTKCSKKTNHPERFLATNYTYLLNALQQNYVSRERQQHDDTAFKPSLIFQETKTHLEALVEAFSSIT comes from the coding sequence ATGGACGCTTTGCAGACAATCCTCGGAACCCAAGTTCAGGCGATACCCCCCTCTGATGGTACAGACCTTTATGAGGGTTTCTTGGAACATGCGAAGGAACATCGATTCCAAGTTGACAACTCCTCTCTAACGGAACTTCATAATCTGGAAGAAAGATCAAAGGCCATTGAACaagcaattgaagaaaagataCCGCCATTGCAGTCTTACTTTTCGGGCCTGAatgacaagttcaagtcATTGACGAGAGACCTCAGCTTGATTAGGGGTAAGTCGTTAGAACTCAATAAGCTATCACAAGAGAACTCTAAGGACCTTGCAGGAATCAGTCCTTTGGTGAATGACCTTATAATCTCTCCTGAGGTTGTTTCCCAGATCACTCGCGGCAAGATAAATGCTTCGTGGGTTGAGAATGCTGCCTACATCAAAGACAAGCAGGAGATATATGCTAAGTATAAAGAAGAGAACTGGGAAGTGCCATCAGACTTTGCAAAGCTGAGCGAACTTCTGGACGTCTTGCAATCGCTCGTCCTGGAGAGGAGCAAAAAGTTTATTGTGTCGAGAATCAAAATACTGAGGGATCATCGCACCGTGCCCTCACAAAGGATACAAAGccagcttttggaagtGAAAGAAATATTTCAATACTTGGTGAAGCACAACTACTCCCTAGCTTTGGAACTGAGACAGGCGTATGCTTATACAATGAGATGGTACTACAAACAATACTTCAGTCGATACATGCGGTCCCTCACTATTCTCCAGTATGTTTCCATCGATTCTAACTATGCATTAGGGCGCGGCCTTTCTAATTCTGCTACCGCCTCTGGCAGGTTTGCGAGCTACTTTTCAGGCGGATATAAATCGTCGATGATCGGCTCTTCTAATCCTTCTGACGCGGCAATCAACGATTACTTTCAGATAGAAAAGAGACTGTCAGTCCTTACGCAAGAAGACAACACTGTTATGGTATCACAGATAGCCGAAAATAACAACGCgccaaactttttggaggttggcttcaaaaacttaaACCTAGCCATTCTAGATAATTGTTCCGTTGAGTttacctttttgaatgacttttttcaagttaGCAATAACGTTGAGGATCTCCGTGGTATTCTGGAACAGATTTTTCAGCCCACGTTTGAGGACGCGATGGCGTATACAAAACGACTCGTCACGCCAACCTTTGACATGTTTGGGGTGCTGATAAGTATCTGGATCTCTCACCACTTGCAGTTTGAGTCACAACGCAGAAAGGTCCCCGTTGTGGACGAGTATCTTGATGGACAACTGATACTGCTGTGGCCTAAatttcagcagcttgttgacTTCCAATGTGAAAGTCTCCGGAATTTCCCCATATCTGTTCACGCGAAGACGCATTCCGCAAGAAAGGAAGAGCCCGACCCCTCCACCACAATCCAAGACCTCACCGTACAATTTGCCAATTTCCTGAACAGTATTCTTATGTTATCCATGACCCAGAAAGAACACATTGACGAACGTTCTGAACCTCTCTATAATTCTGTCATCAGAATCAGGAACGACTTCGAAACTGTCATGACAAAATGCAGCAAGAAGACAAATCACCCTGAGAGATTTCTGGCAACGAATTACACTTATCTATTGAACGCTCTCCAGCAGAACTATGTTAGCAGGGAAAGACAGCAACATGACGATACAGCATTCAAGCCTTCCTTGATTTTTCAGGAAACTAAAACCCATCTTGAAGCTCtagttgaagctttcagCTCCATCACGTGA
- the RFC4 gene encoding replication factor C subunit 4 (highly similar to uniprot|P40339 Saccharomyces cerevisiae YOL094C RFC4 Subunit of heteropentameric Replication factor C (RF-C) which is a DNA binding protein and ATPase that acts as a clamp loader of the proliferating cell nuclear antigen (PCNA) processivity factor for DNA polymerases delta and epsilon): MSANALKLELPWVEKYRPHLLKDIVGNEETITRLQQIAQDGNMPHLIISGLPGIGKTTSVSCLAHELLGNAYSQAVLELNASDDRGIDVVRNQIKQFAQKKCSLPPGRHKIVILDEADSMTAGAQQALRRTMEIYSNTTRFAFACNQSNKIIEPLQSRCAILRYSKLQDDQVLRRLLEVIQAENVQYTNDGLEAIIFTAEGDMRQALNNLQSTVAGYGLVNGENVFKIVDSPHPLIVKRMLLAPSLDESLALFKELWNKGYSAVDIVTTCFRVTKNLDEIKEAVRLEMIREIGFAHMRILEGVGTYLQLAGMLAKISKVRGL; this comes from the coding sequence ATGTCTGCTAATGCATTGAAGCTGGAGCTTCCTTGGGTCGAAAAATATAGGCCACATCTACTGAAGGATATTGTGGGTAATGAGGAAACGATAACCCGCCTGCAACAAATTGCACAGGATGGTAATATGCCACACTTGATTATCAGTGGCTTACCAGGTATTGGTAAGACCACCTCGGTGAGTTGTCTGGCCCATGAACTGCTGGGAAACGCATATTCACAGGCAGTGCTGGAGCTCAATGCATCTGACGATCGAGGAATAGACGTTGTCAGAAACCAAATCAAGCAGTTTGCGCAGAAGAAGTGCAGTTTGCCCCCTGGGAGACACAAGATCGTGATTCTGGACGAGGCAGACTCTATGACTGCCGGTGCTCAACAGGCATTGAGAAGGACTATGGAGATTTACTCTAACACTACTCGTTTTGCTTTTGCATGCAACCAGTCAAACAAAATTATAGAGCCGCTGCAGAGTAGGTGTGCCATTTTGCGTTACTCTAAGCTGCAAGACGACCAAGTACTGAGGCGGTTGCTTGAGGTGATTCAGGCTGAAAACGTCCAGTACACTAATGATGGGCTTGAAGCGATCATCTTCACTGCTGAAGGAGACATGCGACAAGCGCTCAATAACTTACAGAGTACTGTTGCTGGCTACGGCCTTGTTAACGGTGAGAACGTCTTCAAAATCGTAGATTCCCCTCACCCGCTGATAGTAAAGCGTATGCTGCTTGCACCCTCGCTAGACGAGTCGCTTGCGCTCTTCAAGGAGCTTTGGAACAAGGGGTACTCTGCAGTCGACATAGTAACAACTTGCTTCCGTGTCACTAAAAACCTAGATGAGataaaagaagctgtaAGGTTGGAGATGATTCGCGAAATAGGTTTCGCGCATATGCGAATTCTGGAGGGTGTTGGCACTTACCTACAGCTAGCAGGTATGCTTGCTAAGATATCAAAAGTTAGAGGTTTGTAA
- the TRM10 gene encoding tRNA (guanine(9)-N(1))-methyltransferase (similar to uniprot|Q12400 Saccharomyces cerevisiae YOL093W) gives MSDSKPEKPITMHPHPLPPVPEGMSKSQWKKVWKKKRFEETKDEFAKIRREKRQKAKETRRAKIQEYLDRGEEVPEDLRRKPRKNQDQKDSGINIILDCAFDDLMNDKEVVSLSTQITRAYSHNKRENHFAKVKVTSFNKRLRTRFEEGLKDAHHDEWKNFEFTEDPTLPTENSVYLTADTDETLEKLEPGTNYIVGGIVDKNRHKLLCYNKARELGIPTKKLPLAEFIKLTGREVLTCTHVIHLMLRYFDNLDWKEAFETVLPQRKLEEAEAAAEAAAKAQSPQAESSEPSSATSEEEPQD, from the coding sequence ATGAGCGACTCCAAACCAGAAAAGCCAATAACCATGCATCCTCATCCGCTGCCCCCTGTTCCGGAGGGCATGTCGAAGTCGCAATGGAAGAAAGtatggaagaagaagcggtTTGAAGAGACTAAAGACGAGTTTGCCAAGATCCGTAGGGAGAAGAGGCAGAAGGCCAAAGAGACCAGGAGGGCCAAGATCCAGGAATACTTGGACCGCGGCGAAGAGGTGCCTGAGGACCTGCGCCGCaagccaagaaagaacCAGGACCAGAAAGACTCGGGAATCAACATCATCTTGGACTGCGCATTTGACGACCTCATGAACGACAAAGAGGTTGTGAGTTTGAGCACGCAGATCACACGAGCCTACAGCCACAACAAGCGCGAAAACCACTTTGCCAAGGTCAAAGTgacaagcttcaacaagcgCCTGCGGACCCGCTTCGAAGAGGGTCTCAAGGACGCACACCACGATGAATGGAAGAACTTTGAATTCACTGAGGATCCTACTCTGCCCACGGAAAACTCCGTATACCTCACTGCCGATACCGACGAAACcctcgagaagctggagcCGGGTACCAACTATATCGTGGGGGGCATTGTCGACAAAAATAGACACAAATTGCTGTGCTACAACAAGGCCCGTGAGCTTGGCATCCCAACCAAAAAACTACCTCTAGCCGAGTTCATTAAGCTCACCGGCAGAGAAGTGCTAACCTGCACGCACGTGATCCATCTTATGCTGAGATACTTTGACAACCTCGACTGGAAGGAAGCCTTTGAAACCGTGTTGCCTCAGCGCAAGCtagaagaagctgaagccGCCGCCGAGGCGGCAGCAAAGGCTCAGTCGCCACAAGCCGAGTCATCAGAGCCCTCTAGCGCTACATCCGAAGAAGAGCCCCAAGACTAG